The nucleotide sequence CGCGTACGCGGAGTCGGCACGCGCCCGGGCCAGCTGGGCCGCGTCGGCCGCGCGTCCGACGTCCGCGATGTCGTCCGGCGAGATCCCGAACAGGTCCGGCTCGGCCAGCAGCGCCCGCGCGCCCGCGGCGGCCGCCTCGGCCTCGGCGATGCCCTGCTCCAGCTTCTCGATCTGTTCGTCCGGCAGCATCGCGGCGCGCGCCTTCTTCAGCGAGGTGAACCCCTTCGCCGCCACAGCCGCCTCGACCAGGGTTTTCTGCTGGGCGACCCGCTCACGCGCGCCCAGGACGGCCGTCCGAGCCTCCGCGACGGCCTCCAGCGCCTCGGCGAGCCCGAGAAGGTGGGTCCGCCGCGCGCCGACGTCCGCGAACTCGCCCCGGCCGGCGACCAGGCGACGTTCGCGCTCGGCCAGCCGTTCTTCCAGGGCGCGGACGTCGGTCGTGGCTTCGGTCGCCGCCTGCTCGGCCCGGCGCAGGCGTTCGGTGCGCGCTTCCAGGTCGCGCTCCAGCAGGACGACCTGGTGCCCCAGCTTGGCCTTGGCGGCGGCCTGCTCGGTCAGCGCGGCGACGGTTGTGCGGGCACCCGCCAGCTCGGCGGTGATCGACTCGGCCGTGCGCCCGGCCAGCCGCTCGATCAGCCCGGCCAGCCGTGCCTTCGCTTCTTCCAGCGCGACGACCACCCGCTGCCGCATCGCGTCCGCCGCCTGCTCGGCTTCCTCGGCCGCGCGTTCCTCCGCCGGATCGACCAGCTCGACGTCCCGGTTCGCCTTCGCCGGGTGCTCGGCCGCCCCGCACACCGGGCACGGCGCGCCGTCCGGCAACGCGGCGGCCAGCTCGGCCGCCATGCCGTCGAGCCGCCGCTCCCGCAGGTCGAGCCGGTGCTGCCGGGCCGCCTGATGCGCGTCGACGACTTCGCGCAGCTTCGCCTCGCCCCGGTGGACCTTCGCCTGCGCCTCGGGCAGTTCGGCCGCATCGCGGGCGAAGGCGCGCAGTTCGTCCACCTTCGCCTTGGCGCCGTCGAGCTTGGCTTCGGCTTCGGCGGCTTCGAGGGCGTCCGCCCGCAGTTTCGTCAGCTGACCGGGGATCGCGGCCAGCTCGGTGGTCAGCGCCTCGACCTGCTGGCCGGCCGTGACGGCAGCGAGCTTCCGGTCGTCCCGCCGCATGACGTCGAGCTCTTGCTGCTCGGCCTCGGCGACCAGTTCCGCGACCGCGCCCGCCTCTTCGCGCACGGCGGCCGCCCGCGCCTTCAGATCGCCGGTCGCCCGGGTGCCGAACTCCCGCAGCCGGGCGCCGCGCGCCTTCTCCGCCTGCTCGGCTTCGGTCAGTTCGGCGGCCCGCCGGTCGAGCAGGTCGGCCTCGACGGCGACACCGGCGGCGCGCCGCGCGGCCGCGACCTCCTGCGCCCACTCGGCCCGCTGCGGCGCCTGTTCGGTGATCTCGAGCAGCCGCAGGTGCGCGGTGCGGACGCGGCGGATCTTTTCCGCGCCCGCGCGTTCTTCCTGGAGGTAGAGGTCCGCGCGCCGCGCCGCCGCTCGCGCCCGTTCGTCCTCGGCCGTCACCTGCTCGACGCGTGCTTTCGACGCGGTGAGCACGGTTTCGACCCACTCGCCCAAGTCCGCGTCGGGCGGGTCCTGCTGGGCCTCCTGCGCGTACCGGGCCAGCAGTTCCCGCACGTCCCGCTGCCGCGCTTCCAGTTCGCGGCCGCGCTCGGCGCGCAGGTCGGCGAACCAGCGTTCGACGTCGGCGAAGCGCTCGGTCCCGAACAGCCGCTCCAGCAGTTTCTCGCGCTCGGCGGTGTCCGAACGCAGGAAGCGGGCGAACTCCCCTTGCGGCAGCAGCACCACCTGGAAGAACTGGGCCGCGGTCATCCCGAGCAGCCGCTCGACGGTGCGCGCGACCTCCTCGATCCGGATCAGGCCCTCCGGCGCCAGGCCGGCGGGCGCGGTGCCGACCCAGCTCAGCGACACCCGCGCCTGCTGGGTGGTGGTGCCCTCCCCGCGCCGCTTCGGCCGCTGGTACTCCGGGTTGCGCACGATCTTCAGCCGGTGGCCCTGCACGGTGAGCTCCAGCGCGACCTCGGTGACCTGGTCGCGCTCGGCGAGGTCGCACCGCAGCCGCTTCGCCTCGTTGCGGGCGCCGGGAACCACGCCGAACAGCGCGAACGCGATCGCGTCGAGCAGCGTCGTCTTGCCCGCGCCGGTTTCGCCGTGCAGGAGGAAGAGGCCGTCGGCGCCGAGCACGTCGAAGTCGACCACTTCGCGTGCGCAGTACGGCCCGAAGGCTTCGACCTCCAGCCTGTGCAGCCTCATTTCGCGAGGGCCCCCCGGTCGGCCGCTTCCAGGGCCAGGAACAGGAGCTGTTCTTCGCGTTCGGTCGGCGGGGCGCCGCGGCAGTCGTCGAGGAAGCTGCGCGAGACCTCGATGTCGGACCGGCCGCGGACGGCGTCGGAGTAGCGCAGCGGGGCGCCGGCGTGCCCGCCCGCGGGCGCCCAGTCGAGGTGCACCGCATACGGGAACCGCTCGCGCAGCCGCCGCATCGCGTCGACCGGGCGCACCCGGTCGGTGACCGTGACCGACAGGAAGTGCTCGAGGTAGGCGTCGTGCGCCGGGTCGAGCAGGAGGTCTTCGAGCTCGCCGGTGAGCGTGGCGAGTGCCCGCGGCACGGGCAGCTCGTGGCGCCGGACCTCGGCGAGGCCGTCGGCGTCCAGATCGACCAGCCAGACCGATTTCCGTTGGCGCGCCTCGGAAAACGAGTACGCCAGCGGGCTGCCGGAGTAGCGCAGGTGCTCGGCGAGCGTCTGCGGGCCGTGGAGGTGGCCGAGCGCCACGTAGTCGACGCCGTCGAAGACCGAACCGGGCACCTGTTCGACGCCGCCGACCGCGATCGTGCGCTCGGAGTCGGTGGGTTCGCCGCCGGTGACGAACGCGTGCGCGAGCACGACCGACCGGACACCGGGCCGGATTTCGAGGTCCGCGCGGATCCGGCGCATGGCCTCGGTGAGCACGCCGGTGTGGCCGCGCGCGTCGGGAACGCCGAGGGCGTGGCGCGCCGGTTCCGGTTCCAGGTAAGGGATGCCGTAGACGGCGACCGGGCCGTGGCCGTCGTCGAGCAGCACCGGTTCGGCCAGCCCGGCGACGGTCGTGCGCAGGTGGAGGCCGCCCGCCGCGGCGAACTCCGCGAAGGCGCCGAGGCGCGGCGCCGAATCGTGGTTTCCGGGTGTGACGACCAGTTGCGCGCCGGCCGCGCGGATCCGGGAGACGGCTTTCGTCGCCACCCGCACGGCTTCGGCGGAGGGGACCGCGCGGTCGTAGATGTCGCCTGCCACCAGGACGGCGTCGATCGCCTCGCCGGCCACGAGGTCGGCGAGGTGCCCGAGCACCGCTTCCTGTTCCGCGAGCAGATCGGCGCCGTGGAACGTGCGGCCGATGTGCCAGTCGGACGTGTGCAGGAATCTCACGACGGCCAAGGTACGACCCGGCTCCGACGAAATCCCGCAGGCACGCCGCCTTCTCACTCGAACGTGTGTACTAACACGAGTGGGCAAGATCGGACACGCCCTGCGCGGAATCGATGTGTTCGCAGGTCAGCTACCCAGAGCGACGGATCGGGTGCGGTTTTTGTCGGTGCGGTCCGCCATGATGTCTGCGAGCTCGGAGCTCGGACGGAGGAGACGAAGTGGCGACAGTGCTGACCACCGCGGCGATCGTGCTCGCGGTCCTGCTGCTGTTCGCCGTCGCGGTGCTGTGGCGGCTGTACCAGGACGGGATGCGCCGGGCGGACGCGGCGGCCCGGCTCGTGGCGGCCGAGCGGGCCAAAGCGGACCAGCAGCAGCTGGCGCTGCGGCGCTACGAGGTCGCGTTCGCGTCGATCAGCGGCCGGGGCGAGCTGGGCGAGCAGGTGCTGGTCGAGACGGCGCGGGCGCTGGGGCTGCGCGAAGACCTGCACTTCACCCTGCAGACGGACCTGGGCGGCGGCGGCTCGGCGAAGCCGGACATGGTGCTGCGGGTGGGCGGCGACCGCACGGTCCCGGTGGACGCGAAGGCGAGCATGGCGACGTGGTCCGAGGCGGTGGAGACGGACAACCCGGACGAGCGGCTGGACGCGTTGCGCGCGCACGTGCGGCAGATCCGGTCCCGCGCGGCAGACCTGGCGGGCAAGGGCTACCAGCGCTGGGCGGACGCGATCTACGGCACGATCATGTTCGTCCCGTCCGACGCGGCGGTGGTCGCGGCGCTGGACACGGACCCGGAGCTGCTGCGCTGGCTGATCGACCGAAGGGTGTTCCTCTGCGGCCCCACGGGCTTCGGGGTACTGGCCTCGGCGGCGTTGTTCGCGGCGAGCGACCGCACGCTCGAGGCGGACGTGGAGCAGGTCCGAGCCGGAGCGGCGGCGGCCCACCGCGCGGCGGCCGGCGCGGTCGAGGCGCTCAACCTGTCGAGCACGCACTTGCAGCGGTTCCTGTCGGCCCGCCGACGGGAGCTGGAGGCACTGGAGACGTTCCGGGCGACGGTGGCGCCTCTCACCGACGCCTCGGGCAGCCCGGCGGCCGTGCCGACGGTGCGGAAGGGGGACGAGCTGGCAGCCAGCTGAGCTTCCGGGCGATGCGGTCAGGCCTTCAGGGCCGGGACCGGCGCAGGACAGGGATACCGACCGCGACCGATTCAGCGCTCGCACGGGGCGCGGGCTCGCCGACGCGAGACGGCACGCGCGTACCCAGTGGGTCGGCCCGCGTACCTGGACGGTCGGGTAGCTCACCCCGGGAAGTCGGCCGGCGACCGACCGTCCGAGTACGCCAACCGACTGCCCGGGCACGCGGACCGACCGTCTGGGTACGCCCACCGACCGTTCGAGTACTTGGGCGCTAGCTGTGGCGAGTTGAGCGTGGCTGGAGGCGTCTGACCAGCGGTGACCACGAGTCTGAGCCGAGTCCGGAACTCGCGGCAAGCGCTCTCGGCGGAGTGATCCTTCGACCGCAGGTTGTCCTCGACCTCTCTTTCAGAGGACCCTGGCGAAAGCGGGCCACCCGGTTCGCTCCACCGCCGCTACCCGGCGCCACCGGATCATGCCGCCGGGTGGCTGTTGGCCCACGTCGGCGGCGGTGCTGGCAAGATCTTCACAACCACGAGATACGGTGTTGCCCTGTGACCGCGATTCGCGATCGCCAGAGCGATCCAGATGCCGACGACGTCCCCGTTGCGTGGGATGAGCGTCCTGTCGTCGGTTCGAGGCGCGGACTGCCCTGGTGGGCGGCGGTCCTGGTCGGCCTCGTCCTGGCGGTCGTGGGCGCTCTCCTGGGCAAGCCGAGCCAGACGAACATCCCGGTGATCTTCATCGTCTGCTACATCGCCGGGGCCGTGATCGCGGTCTGCGCGGTGCGGCGGCGGGGCCTGTTCGGGCCGATGGTGATGCCGCCGCTCGTGCTGGCCGTCACCGTGCCCACGGTGATCCTGCTGACCTCGGGGTCCGCGGCGCAGGGCGACGACATGCTGTCGAAGGCCCTGAGCATCGGCACGCCGCTGATCAACAGCTTCCCCATGATGGCGATCACCACCGGCATCACGCTGCTGATCGGCTTCGTCCGCATCTTCCGCGAGCGCGACCCGGACGCTCCCAAGAAGGCCAAGAAGGCCGACCGCCGGGCCGACGAGGACGACGAAACGCCCGCCCCGCGCGCCGCGGCCGGTGGGCGGCCGCGGCCGGCCGGCTCGAACCGGACCGGGCAGACCCCGGTCCCGTCCGGCGCTCGGCGCGGCCGGGAAGGCGAACCGCCGCGACGCCCGCGCCCGCCCGCCGACGGCGAACGCCGGGCACCTCGCCCACCCGCCGAACGCGACCCGGGCACCCGAGGCACACGCAAGCCGCCGCCGGCCAATCGGCGCACGCCCCGTCCGGCAGAGGGGGACCCGCGCCCGCGCGAGCCGCGCGGTGACGCGCCACGACGGCGTCCGCGCCCGCCCGAGGACGGCCGGGACACCCCGCCGCCCCGCCGCCCGTCCGGCGGCCGGAACGCGCCGCCGCGCCGGAACCGTCCCTGGGACGACGAAGAACGCTGACGAACGGCGGTCACCTCTTGCGAGGTGACCGCCGTTTCGCATGCCGGGACCGTGCGCCGAAAGGCATCACGCGTGATCAGAGAGGCATCACGCGTGATTGGGAGGGCATCACGCGTGATTGGGGGGACGACACGGGAGTCAGACCTTGCGGAGTTCCTTCGGCGGCGCGAACGAGATCTTCTCGTTGGCCGTCGTGACTTCGTCGACGTCGCCGTAGCCGCGCTCGGCCAGCCAGTCCAGCAGCTCCATGACCAGCACGTCCGGCACTGACGCGCCTGAGGTCACGCCCACCGTCGTGACGCCGGAAAGCCACGCTTCGTCGACCTCGTGCGCGAAGTCGACCAGGTACGAGGCCCGGGCTCCCGCCTTCAGGGCCACCTCGACCAGGCGCTTCGAGTTGGACGAGTTCGTCGACCCGACCACCAGCACCAGGTCGCACTCGGCGGCCATCGCCTTGACCGCGACCTGACGGTTCGTCGTCGCGTAACAGATGTCGTCGCTGGGCGGGTCCGCCAAACCCGGGAAGCGCTCGCGGAGCTGGTCGACGCGCTCCATCGTCTCGTCGACCGACAGCGTCGTCTGGGAGAGCCAGATCACCTTCGACGGGTCGCGCACCTCGACCTTGTCGACGTCCTCGGCCTTGTCGACCAGCTGGACCTTGTCCGGCGCCTCGCCGGCCGTGCCCTCGACCTCTTCGTGGCCTTCGTGGCCGATCAGCAGGATGTCGTAGTCGTCGTTCGCGAACCGGTTGACCTCCTTGTGCACCTTCGTCACCAGGGGGCAGGTCGCGTCGATCGTGCGCAGGTTCCGCTCGGCCGCCTCCGCGTGCACCATCGGCGAGACACCGTGGGCGGAGAACACCACCAGCGCGCCCTCGGGCACCTCCGACGTCTCGTCGACGAAGATCGCGCCGCGCTCGCGCAGCGTGTCGACCACGTGCCGGTTGTGCACGATCTCCTTGCGGACGTACACCGGGGCGCCGTAGACCTCGAGGGCCTTCTCGACGGCGATCACCGCGCGGTCGACGCCGGCGCAGTAACCACGGGGTTTGGCGAGCAGCACCCGCTTGCCGGAAGCGGTTCCGGTGATCGTCGGGGTACCCGCGGGCTCGATTCCGGGACTCGCTGCACTCATGCCCCCAGGGTACGGGCAGCCCCGAGACGGACTCGAAGTCCCTTTCGGGTGAGCTTCGTCCCCCTTCCGAGCTGTGCCGCAGGTCACGCACTGCGCCCGTCCGGTTGGGCAGGAGGGACGGTCATGCGGCAGGCTGGACCCCATGAAGCCTTTCCCGCTCCCCCTCCGGGTCGCCGCGGGCCTCGCCGTCTCCACCGCCGAGCGGGTTCGCGAACTTCCCCGGCAGCTGGCCGGGCTCCCGGTGACCGTGGTCAGCCAGGTGCTGCAGGCCTCCATGCGGGTGCAGCAGCACGTCACCGAGCTGGCGATCAAGGGCGACAGCGCCCTGTCGAGCCTGCGCCCGATCGAAGACACGCCGAGCTGGGCGACGTTCGACGAGGACGCCGAGCCCGGCGTCCCGCCCGCGCGGCCGAACCTGGCCCCGGTCGCCGAAGTGCCCGAACCGCGTTCGGAGGTCAACGGCCGCGTGCCGTCGGCGGCCGAGCTCGAAGCAGAGCTCGGCGATCCGTGGGCCGAGGAAGAACGCGCGCTCGCCGAGGACCACGCCGACGGCGAGAACGACAGCGAAGCCGGCGACGACGAACCGCCGAAGAAGCCCAAGCCCGGCACGCCCAAGGTCGACAAGAAGACCAAGAGCGAGACGCCGCGAACCAGCGCCGCCGGGTACGAGGGTCCGGCCGGGCTGACCGGCTACGACCAGCTCACCCTCCCGCAGCTGCGGGCCCGGTTGCGCCAGTTCTCGATCGACCAGCTCGAGACCATCCTCGAGTACGAGCGCACCCACGCCGACCGCTCGTCGTTCACCGGCATGCTGTCGCGCCGGATCGCCAACGCCCGCAAGGCGGACCGGGCCAAGGAAGACGAAGACGGCGGCGACGGCGCGGAAGGCCGGTGAGCACCGAGTCCGCACCGGCTCCCACGAGCACCGCGGAATCGCCGTGGCCGGTCCGGACCGTCGCGCGCAAGATCGGCGACTGGATCCACCGGCTCGGCGCCGTCTGGGTCGAGGGCCAGGTCACCCAGGTCAGCTCCCGGCCCAACACCCAGACCGCGTTCTTGACCCTGCGCGATCCTTCGGCGGACGTCTCGATGTCCGTCACCTGCCCGAACTGGCTGATCCGCGAGATGGAGCCGCCGCTGCGGGAGGGCGCGAGCGTGGTCGTGCACGCGAAGCCGTCGTACTTCTTCGGCCGCGGCACGATCAGCCTGCGCGCCGACCAGATCCGCGCGGTCGGCATCGGTGAGCTGCTGGCCCGGATCGAACGCCTGAAGAAGCTGCTGACCGCCGAAGGCCTCTTCTCGGCCCAGCGCAAGCGGCCGATCCCGTTCCTGCCGAAGGGCGTCGGGCTGATCACCGGCCGCGCGTCGGCGGCCGAGCGGGACGTCCTGGCCAACGCGCAGGGGCGGTGGCCGCACGTCCGGATCAAGGTGCTCAACACGGCCGTGCAGGGCTCGCAGGCGGTGCCGCAGGTCATGCGCGCGCTGCGGATCTTCGACGCAGACCCCGACATCGACGTCATCGT is from Amycolatopsis mediterranei and encodes:
- the rmuC gene encoding DNA recombination protein RmuC; the encoded protein is MATVLTTAAIVLAVLLLFAVAVLWRLYQDGMRRADAAARLVAAERAKADQQQLALRRYEVAFASISGRGELGEQVLVETARALGLREDLHFTLQTDLGGGGSAKPDMVLRVGGDRTVPVDAKASMATWSEAVETDNPDERLDALRAHVRQIRSRAADLAGKGYQRWADAIYGTIMFVPSDAAVVAALDTDPELLRWLIDRRVFLCGPTGFGVLASAALFAASDRTLEADVEQVRAGAAAAHRAAAGAVEALNLSSTHLQRFLSARRRELEALETFRATVAPLTDASGSPAAVPTVRKGDELAAS
- a CDS encoding exonuclease SbcCD subunit D yields the protein MRFLHTSDWHIGRTFHGADLLAEQEAVLGHLADLVAGEAIDAVLVAGDIYDRAVPSAEAVRVATKAVSRIRAAGAQLVVTPGNHDSAPRLGAFAEFAAAGGLHLRTTVAGLAEPVLLDDGHGPVAVYGIPYLEPEPARHALGVPDARGHTGVLTEAMRRIRADLEIRPGVRSVVLAHAFVTGGEPTDSERTIAVGGVEQVPGSVFDGVDYVALGHLHGPQTLAEHLRYSGSPLAYSFSEARQRKSVWLVDLDADGLAEVRRHELPVPRALATLTGELEDLLLDPAHDAYLEHFLSVTVTDRVRPVDAMRRLRERFPYAVHLDWAPAGGHAGAPLRYSDAVRGRSDIEVSRSFLDDCRGAPPTEREEQLLFLALEAADRGALAK
- a CDS encoding 4-hydroxy-3-methylbut-2-enyl diphosphate reductase, with protein sequence MSAASPGIEPAGTPTITGTASGKRVLLAKPRGYCAGVDRAVIAVEKALEVYGAPVYVRKEIVHNRHVVDTLRERGAIFVDETSEVPEGALVVFSAHGVSPMVHAEAAERNLRTIDATCPLVTKVHKEVNRFANDDYDILLIGHEGHEEVEGTAGEAPDKVQLVDKAEDVDKVEVRDPSKVIWLSQTTLSVDETMERVDQLRERFPGLADPPSDDICYATTNRQVAVKAMAAECDLVLVVGSTNSSNSKRLVEVALKAGARASYLVDFAHEVDEAWLSGVTTVGVTSGASVPDVLVMELLDWLAERGYGDVDEVTTANEKISFAPPKELRKV
- a CDS encoding AAA family ATPase, encoding MRLHRLEVEAFGPYCAREVVDFDVLGADGLFLLHGETGAGKTTLLDAIAFALFGVVPGARNEAKRLRCDLAERDQVTEVALELTVQGHRLKIVRNPEYQRPKRRGEGTTTQQARVSLSWVGTAPAGLAPEGLIRIEEVARTVERLLGMTAAQFFQVVLLPQGEFARFLRSDTAEREKLLERLFGTERFADVERWFADLRAERGRELEARQRDVRELLARYAQEAQQDPPDADLGEWVETVLTASKARVEQVTAEDERARAAARRADLYLQEERAGAEKIRRVRTAHLRLLEITEQAPQRAEWAQEVAAARRAAGVAVEADLLDRRAAELTEAEQAEKARGARLREFGTRATGDLKARAAAVREEAGAVAELVAEAEQQELDVMRRDDRKLAAVTAGQQVEALTTELAAIPGQLTKLRADALEAAEAEAKLDGAKAKVDELRAFARDAAELPEAQAKVHRGEAKLREVVDAHQAARQHRLDLRERRLDGMAAELAAALPDGAPCPVCGAAEHPAKANRDVELVDPAEERAAEEAEQAADAMRQRVVVALEEAKARLAGLIERLAGRTAESITAELAGARTTVAALTEQAAAKAKLGHQVVLLERDLEARTERLRRAEQAATEATTDVRALEERLAERERRLVAGRGEFADVGARRTHLLGLAEALEAVAEARTAVLGARERVAQQKTLVEAAVAAKGFTSLKKARAAMLPDEQIEKLEQGIAEAEAAAAGARALLAEPDLFGISPDDIADVGRAADAAQLARARADSAYAALRAVTAQHEELTRLAGLLRAALAGLVPAEAEYAELRALAEVVNGRGQNSRKMSLRSYVLAARLEEVAVAATHRLRTMSQGRYSFVHSDAAGARGTRGGLGIDVLDDYSGTIRPAKTLSGGESFLASLALALGLADVVAGEAGGALLDTLFVDEGFGTLDAETLDVVMNILDELRAGGRVVGLVSHVEELRQRIPTRLRVRKSRTGSTLEVRAG
- a CDS encoding lipid droplet-associated protein, whose product is MKPFPLPLRVAAGLAVSTAERVRELPRQLAGLPVTVVSQVLQASMRVQQHVTELAIKGDSALSSLRPIEDTPSWATFDEDAEPGVPPARPNLAPVAEVPEPRSEVNGRVPSAAELEAELGDPWAEEERALAEDHADGENDSEAGDDEPPKKPKPGTPKVDKKTKSETPRTSAAGYEGPAGLTGYDQLTLPQLRARLRQFSIDQLETILEYERTHADRSSFTGMLSRRIANARKADRAKEDEDGGDGAEGR
- the xseA gene encoding exodeoxyribonuclease VII large subunit; its protein translation is MSTESAPAPTSTAESPWPVRTVARKIGDWIHRLGAVWVEGQVTQVSSRPNTQTAFLTLRDPSADVSMSVTCPNWLIREMEPPLREGASVVVHAKPSYFFGRGTISLRADQIRAVGIGELLARIERLKKLLTAEGLFSAQRKRPIPFLPKGVGLITGRASAAERDVLANAQGRWPHVRIKVLNTAVQGSQAVPQVMRALRIFDADPDIDVIVIARGGGSVEDLLPFSDEALCRAVSATGTPVVSAIGHEPDTPLLDYVADLRCSTPTDAGKRIVPDLREETERVRQMRDRGRRALHGWVDTQARLLNQIRSRPALADPLGPVQRRQDDVDVHRERARRAMLSLLAKDQAEVANARARLTALGPAATLARGYAVVQFVDAEGNLQVLRSVSEVEAGAQLRVRVGDGAIKAVAEGEQG
- a CDS encoding DUF6542 domain-containing protein, which codes for MGALLGKPSQTNIPVIFIVCYIAGAVIAVCAVRRRGLFGPMVMPPLVLAVTVPTVILLTSGSAAQGDDMLSKALSIGTPLINSFPMMAITTGITLLIGFVRIFRERDPDAPKKAKKADRRADEDDETPAPRAAAGGRPRPAGSNRTGQTPVPSGARRGREGEPPRRPRPPADGERRAPRPPAERDPGTRGTRKPPPANRRTPRPAEGDPRPREPRGDAPRRRPRPPEDGRDTPPPRRPSGGRNAPPRRNRPWDDEER